In one Erythrobacteraceae bacterium WH01K genomic region, the following are encoded:
- a CDS encoding helix-turn-helix transcriptional regulator: protein MKNRLKVLRAERSWSQQELANRLGVSRQSVNAIETGRYDPSLPLAFTIAGVFELAIEEIFEPGE from the coding sequence GTGAAGAACAGACTAAAGGTCCTGCGGGCCGAACGCAGCTGGAGCCAGCAGGAACTGGCCAACCGGCTGGGCGTCAGCCGGCAGAGCGTCAATGCCATCGAAACGGGGCGCTACGACCCCTCGCTGCCCCTTGCCTTCACCATTGCAGGCGTGTTCGAGCTGGCGATCGAGGAGATCTTCGAGCCCGGCGAATAA